Proteins found in one Rhodobacteraceae bacterium D3-12 genomic segment:
- a CDS encoding DUF1127 domain-containing protein: MSSIEIFSRDSRRLSRPFLLAAHLTAWRSLRKQRANLSKLDARALDDIGLTRSDANTEARRPFWDVPESWRD; the protein is encoded by the coding sequence ATGTCTTCTATCGAAATCTTCTCGCGCGACAGCCGCCGGCTTTCCCGCCCGTTCCTTCTTGCTGCCCACCTCACGGCGTGGCGCTCACTCCGTAAGCAACGCGCAAATCTGTCAAAATTAGACGCCAGAGCACTGGATGATATCGGTTTGACGCGCTCGGATGCCAATACCGAGGCTCGTCGCCCCTTCTGGGATGTGCCGGAAAGCTGGCGGGATTGA
- a CDS encoding inositol monophosphatase family protein yields the protein MTRVDCENIKETAHAMADAARRAVLPFFRSAGLEAADKGDKIFDGGFDPVTEADRNAETVMRDILATSRPDDAIIGEEHGITEGTSGLTWVLDPIDGTRGFITGTPTWGVLIAVSDENGPIFGMIDQPYIGERFWGGFGEARMTGPQGEHALGVRGSRPLAEAMLFTTFPEVGTIEERQAFEAVAREVKLVRYGMDCYAYALLAAGQVDLVIEAGLSNYDIQGPIGVIAAAGGIVTDWQGGPAHNGGRVVAAAGKEQHAAALEILKGIE from the coding sequence GTGACCCGAGTTGACTGCGAAAACATTAAAGAGACCGCCCATGCGATGGCTGATGCCGCACGCAGGGCGGTCTTGCCATTTTTTAGGTCGGCAGGTCTTGAGGCTGCGGACAAAGGCGACAAGATTTTTGATGGCGGTTTTGACCCGGTGACGGAGGCAGATCGCAACGCCGAAACGGTGATGCGCGATATTCTGGCGACGTCCCGACCGGATGACGCAATCATAGGCGAAGAACACGGTATTACCGAAGGCACGAGCGGGTTGACCTGGGTTCTGGACCCAATCGACGGAACCCGCGGCTTTATCACCGGCACGCCAACTTGGGGCGTTTTGATAGCCGTTTCTGATGAAAACGGCCCGATTTTTGGCATGATTGACCAGCCCTATATCGGTGAGCGGTTCTGGGGCGGGTTTGGAGAAGCGCGAATGACGGGCCCTCAGGGCGAACATGCGCTTGGTGTGCGCGGGAGTCGCCCCTTGGCTGAGGCGATGTTGTTCACCACATTTCCCGAAGTTGGCACCATAGAGGAGCGCCAAGCATTCGAGGCCGTCGCGCGCGAAGTCAAATTGGTGCGCTACGGGATGGATTGCTATGCCTACGCGCTCTTGGCTGCGGGTCAGGTTGACTTGGTGATCGAAGCGGGTCTGTCCAATTATGACATTCAAGGGCCAATAGGTGTGATCGCAGCGGCGGGAGGCATCGTCACTGATTGGCAAGGCGGACCCGCGCATAATGGCGGACGCGTCGTCGCCGCCGCAGGCAAAGAACAGCACGCCGCCGCTCTGGAGATTTTAAAGGGAATTGAGTGA
- a CDS encoding helix-turn-helix domain-containing protein: MAHPVDVHVGKRIRHRRWLVGMTQQQLAEKVGIKFQQIQKYETGANRVSASRLWDISEALDVAVSFFFEGLDAETENAGGEAVPSDLMGDKEALDLVRSYYAIPENQRRRLFELARVLSDVA, encoded by the coding sequence ATGGCACATCCTGTAGACGTTCATGTGGGCAAACGCATCCGTCATAGACGTTGGCTTGTCGGTATGACGCAACAACAACTGGCGGAGAAAGTTGGGATCAAGTTCCAACAGATTCAGAAATATGAAACCGGTGCAAACCGGGTGAGTGCATCACGGCTCTGGGACATTTCCGAAGCACTGGATGTTGCTGTAAGTTTCTTCTTTGAAGGGCTGGACGCCGAGACGGAGAACGCCGGAGGCGAGGCTGTTCCCTCGGATCTGATGGGCGACAAGGAAGCACTGGATCTTGTTCGGTCCTACTATGCTATTCCCGAAAATCAGCGCCGCCGGTTGTTTGAGCTGGCACGGGTTCTTTCCGACGTGGCTTGA
- a CDS encoding 8-oxoguanine deaminase yields MPETLVRNADFILTMDETRRELRSGDILIRDGVVVSVGQGLRTSGEVIDAQGCVVTPGLVNTHHHLFQSMTRAVPGAQDALLFGWLKTLYPIWGHMGPEEMFVSAQVGLAELALSGCTLTSDHLYIYPNGTRLDDTIAAAAEVGLRFHPTRGAMSVGESNGGLPPDSLVEKEAAILDDCIRVIDRFHDDSDGAMVRVGVAPCSPFSVSRELMRDTAILARDKGVMLHTHLAENDEDIAFSEEKFGCRPGQYAEDLGWTGDDVWHAHCVKLDAREIDLFARSGTGIAHCPCSNCRLGSGIAPVRRFRDAGVKVGLGVDGSASNDTGNLVGEARMAMLLQRVASGADAMSAREALEIATRGGAEVLGRTDCGQIAPGKRADIAIWDATGLDSAGSWDPAALLLAGPTRVRDLLVEGRRVVQDGRMATIDQRSVVARQNALARALAEKI; encoded by the coding sequence ATGCCCGAAACCCTTGTTCGCAATGCTGATTTCATTTTGACGATGGACGAAACGCGAAGAGAGCTTCGCTCGGGTGATATCCTGATCCGCGATGGTGTCGTGGTCTCGGTTGGACAGGGGCTGCGAACGTCGGGAGAGGTTATTGACGCCCAAGGCTGTGTCGTGACGCCCGGGCTGGTCAACACGCATCATCATCTGTTTCAAAGCATGACCCGCGCCGTACCCGGCGCGCAGGATGCGCTTTTGTTCGGGTGGTTGAAAACGCTCTATCCGATATGGGGCCATATGGGCCCGGAGGAGATGTTTGTTTCGGCTCAAGTGGGGTTGGCCGAGTTGGCGTTGTCGGGCTGCACTCTGACGTCGGATCACCTTTATATTTACCCCAATGGTACGCGGCTGGATGACACGATCGCAGCAGCGGCAGAGGTCGGCCTTAGGTTTCATCCCACACGCGGCGCAATGAGTGTTGGCGAAAGCAATGGCGGCCTGCCGCCAGATAGCCTTGTCGAGAAGGAAGCCGCAATTCTCGACGATTGCATCAGGGTGATCGACAGGTTCCACGATGACAGCGACGGCGCAATGGTGCGGGTGGGCGTGGCGCCGTGTTCGCCATTTTCGGTCAGCCGTGAGTTGATGCGCGATACGGCCATTCTGGCGCGCGACAAAGGTGTCATGCTTCATACGCATTTGGCGGAAAACGACGAGGATATCGCCTTTAGCGAAGAGAAATTCGGCTGTCGCCCGGGGCAATACGCCGAAGACCTAGGGTGGACCGGAGATGACGTATGGCACGCTCATTGTGTAAAGCTGGACGCGCGCGAGATTGATTTGTTTGCACGGTCAGGAACCGGAATTGCGCATTGCCCATGCTCGAACTGTCGCCTTGGAAGCGGGATTGCCCCGGTCCGACGATTCCGGGATGCCGGGGTGAAAGTGGGGTTGGGCGTGGATGGGTCTGCCAGCAACGACACAGGCAATCTGGTTGGTGAAGCGCGGATGGCCATGTTGCTGCAGCGGGTAGCCAGTGGCGCCGACGCGATGAGCGCGCGCGAGGCTCTTGAGATTGCCACGCGGGGCGGAGCAGAGGTTTTGGGACGCACCGATTGTGGCCAGATCGCGCCGGGCAAGCGGGCTGATATTGCGATTTGGGACGCGACGGGGCTCGATAGCGCGGGAAGCTGGGATCCGGCTGCTCTTTTGCTGGCGGGGCCGACACGGGTGCGCGATTTGCTGGTCGAAGGCCGCCGCGTGGTGCAGGATGGGCGCATGGCAACGATTGATCAGCGGTCAGTGGTGGCGCGACAGAACGCATTGGCACGAGCATTGGCAGAGAAAATTTGA
- a CDS encoding LysR family transcriptional regulator — MRNLDLTTLRSFVAVADHGGVTRAAGMLNLTQSAVSMQLKRLEELLDVGLLDRSNRKIALTASGEQLLTYARRMVSLNDEVVGRLTDDLFEGEVVLGVPHDVVYPVIPRVLKTFNTAFPRVKVQLISSSTVNLHEKLSRGEVDLILATEESVHSGGETLTDMPLRWVGAVDGQEWRKRPLRLAFCRFCIFRPIVIRKLDEAGISWELAVESDEDRAVEALISADLAVGALMEDSIPPHLEAISSAGALPNLGHQQINMYGNTGRDEVMGRLAELLRQGYCSAPAALIRSA, encoded by the coding sequence ATGCGAAATCTTGATCTGACGACCTTGAGGTCATTTGTAGCGGTGGCAGACCATGGTGGTGTGACGCGCGCTGCTGGAATGTTGAATCTGACGCAATCAGCGGTCTCGATGCAGCTTAAACGGCTGGAAGAACTGCTGGATGTCGGGTTGCTTGACCGTTCCAACCGCAAGATCGCTCTCACGGCCTCGGGCGAGCAGCTTTTGACCTACGCCCGCCGGATGGTGAGCCTTAATGACGAGGTCGTGGGTCGGCTCACCGACGATCTGTTCGAGGGGGAGGTCGTGCTGGGTGTGCCGCACGATGTTGTTTATCCCGTGATCCCGCGCGTTCTGAAAACCTTCAACACCGCATTCCCGCGCGTAAAAGTGCAGCTGATCTCATCGAGCACTGTAAATCTTCACGAAAAGCTAAGCCGTGGGGAAGTCGACCTGATCCTTGCTACCGAAGAAAGCGTCCACTCCGGCGGAGAGACGCTTACTGATATGCCTTTGCGGTGGGTCGGCGCAGTTGACGGTCAGGAATGGCGCAAGCGGCCATTGCGGTTGGCATTTTGCAGGTTCTGCATTTTTCGCCCGATTGTTATTCGCAAGTTGGACGAGGCGGGGATCTCGTGGGAGCTAGCAGTGGAATCCGACGAAGACCGCGCGGTAGAAGCATTGATTAGCGCTGATCTGGCGGTCGGTGCGCTTATGGAAGACAGCATCCCGCCGCATTTGGAAGCGATCTCCTCTGCTGGGGCGTTGCCCAATCTGGGACATCAGCAAATCAATATGTATGGCAACACCGGTCGTGACGAGGTGATGGGTCGCTTGGCAGAATTGCTGCGGCAAGGATATTGCAGCGCGCCTGCAGCGCTGATCAGGTCGGCGTAA
- a CDS encoding CAP domain-containing protein: protein MRLLAATLAAAIAICASVLSAEPVREVVQLTNAFRAQNGLGALAISPVLEAVAEGHGRDMAKKGFFSHKGSNGSSVGKRAKRKGYRFCLIAENIAKGQRTPQEVMQSWITSKGHRSNMLQRKAREIGVIREAGNIWVMVIGSPRGGC, encoded by the coding sequence ATGCGGCTTCTCGCAGCAACTTTGGCAGCGGCAATTGCAATATGTGCCAGCGTGCTATCGGCTGAGCCGGTCCGCGAGGTGGTGCAGCTCACCAATGCTTTTCGCGCTCAAAACGGGTTGGGTGCGCTTGCCATCTCTCCGGTATTGGAAGCGGTGGCCGAGGGTCACGGCCGGGACATGGCAAAGAAAGGCTTCTTCTCGCATAAGGGGTCAAACGGGTCGAGCGTGGGCAAGCGGGCCAAGCGTAAGGGCTATCGTTTTTGTCTTATCGCCGAGAACATTGCCAAGGGGCAGAGAACACCCCAAGAGGTCATGCAAAGCTGGATCACGTCAAAAGGCCACCGCAGCAATATGTTGCAGCGCAAGGCCCGCGAGATTGGCGTAATCCGGGAGGCGGGCAATATTTGGGTGATGGTCATCGGATCGCCGCGCGGAGGCTGTTGA